In one Colletotrichum destructivum chromosome 2, complete sequence genomic region, the following are encoded:
- a CDS encoding Putative SKP1/BTB/POZ domain superfamily protein has product MRGVDLRHLWTTGEYSDLTINASGVIFKVHRCVVFPQCEAWKNIPEENGQLVLQGPKITQAILQFMYSGTYTPAKMRCQLAKPVHTSDDISKTGDSSGAAHGLHHAHDSSALSYDDHSMLLSACVMSMAKKYKMKDLENQAENALVAVAPSLTGHAEFIKTIEQVLKTYQDQQGLDIVLKIIRPEFSKSPGLRRRLQAVMKIYPHLALELLEQLASDLHRMEKARLVIAQGQQKTMSMRDGALSPKVADHPCTSIPQKGVSALPHLPWNATMPNNTAKGDRLANAHQSVAATGPPVIPTTPNVTPSLTTSLPRSGTAVLKRKNEDGLLNSEKRPRSYAN; this is encoded by the exons ATGCGTGGCGTTGACTTGAGACATCTTTGGACGACGGGCGAGTACAGTGACTTGACGATCAACGCTTCTGGTGTCATCTTCAAGGTTCACCGGTGCGTCGTCTTCCCGCAGTGCGAGGCATGGAAGAACATACCGGAAGAG AATGGACAGCTTGTTCTCCAGGGTCCTAAGATCACGCAAGCGATACTCCAGTTCATGTACTCCGGGACCTACACACCCGCCAAGATGCGCTGCCAGCTTGCGAAGCCCGTTCACACTTCTGATGACATCTCCAAGACGGGCGATTCCTCGGGGGCTGCTCATGGTCTTCATCACGCTCATGATTCGAGTGCTCTGAGCTACGACGATCACAGCATGCTACTCTCGGCTTGCGTAATGAGCATGGCCAAAAAGTACAAGATGAAGGACCTTGAGAATCAAGCGGAAAACGCGCTGGTTGCTGTCGCGCCGAGCCTCACTGGCCATGCCGAGTTTATCAAAACCATCGAGCAGGTCCTCAAAACTTACCAGGATCAGCAAGGTCTTGACATTGTGTTGAAGATAATCAGACCCGAATTTTCCAAGAGCCCGGGATTGCGCAGACGTTTACAGGCGGTCATGAAGATCTATCCTCATCTTGCAttggagcttctcgagcagctcgCATCGGATCTCCATAGGATGGAGAAAGCCCGCCTAGTCATCGCCCAGGGCCAACAGAAGACGATGTCCATGAGAGACGGTGCTCTTTCGCCGAAGGTGGCTGATCATCCATGCACGTCAATCCCCCAGAAAGGGGTGTCGGCGCTCCCGCATTTGCCTTGGAATGCTACAATGCCGAATAACACAGCCAAAGGAGACCGGCTGGCGAATGCCCATCAGAGCGTAGCCGCGACTGGCCCACCTGTCATTCCCACTACCCCTAATGTGACCCCGTCGCTCACGACCTCACTGCCTCGGTCTGGCACTGCCGTTCTGAAGCGCAAGAACGAGGATGGCTTGCTGAATTCGGAAAAGAGACCCCGATCCTACGCCAACTGA
- a CDS encoding Putative aspartic peptidase A1 family, aspartic peptidase, active yields MKSTLLTAAVLLGAAQAEFHKLKLKKVSLEEQLNSVPIEHQVRQLGQKYMGARPDNHADAMFKQKPVQSNGEHPVPVSNFMNAQYFSEIEIGNPPQTFKVVLDTGSSNLWVPSQQCGSIACYLHTKYDSSASSTYKANGSSFEIHYGSGSLTGFVSQDDVSIGDLKIKKQDFAEATSEPGLAFAFGRFDGILGLGYDTISVNKIVPPFYNLVNQKAIDEPVFAFYLGDTNEEGDESEATFGGLDDSHYEGKITYIPLRRKAYWEVDLDAISLGDETAELEGHGAILDTGTSLNVLPSALAELLNKEIGAKKGYNGQYSVECSKRDELPDITFTLAGYNFSISAYDYILEVSGSCISTFQGMDFPEPVGPLVILGDAFLRRWYSVYDLGKNAVGLAKAKK; encoded by the exons ATGAAGAGTACTCTCCTCACCGCGGCCGTGCTGTTGGGCGCGGCCCAGGCTGAGTTCCACAAGCTGAAGCTCAAGAAGGTCTCTCTTGAGGAGCAACTC AACTCTGTTCCCATCGAGCACCAGGTCAGACAGCTGGGCCAGAAGTACATGGGCGCTCGCCCCGATAACCATGCCGATGCTATGTTCAAGCAGAAGCCCGTTCAGAGCAACGGCGAACACCCCGTGCCTGTCAGCAACTTTATGAACGCCCAGT ACTTCTCCGAAATCGAGATTGGCAACCCTCCCCAGACCTTTAAGGTTGTTCTGGACACCGGAAGCTCCAACCTGTGGGTGCCTTCCCAGCAGTGTGGCAGCATTGCCTGCTATCTGCACACAAAGTACGActcttcggcttcttctACCTACAAGGCCAACGGCTCTTCTTTCGAGATCCACTACGGCTCCGGCAGCTTGACTGGCTTCGTCTCCCAAGACGACGTTTCTATCGGCGATCTCAAGATCAAGAAGCAGGACTTTGCCGAAGCCACCAGCGAGCCCGGTctggcctttgcctttggTCGCTTCGACGGCATTCTCGGTCTTGGCTACGACACCATCTCAGTCAACAAGATTGTCCCCCCATTCTACAACCTTGTGAACCAGAAGGCTATTGACGAGcccgtcttcgccttctACCTCGGTGATACCaacgaggagggcgacgagagcgaAGCCACcttcggcggcctcgacgactcTCACTACGAGGGAAAGATCACCTACATTCCCCTTCGCCGCAAGGCTTACTGggaggtcgacctcgacgccattTCCCTTGGTGACGAGaccgccgagctcgagggccACGGTGCCATCCTTGACACCGGCACTTCTCTGAATGTTCTCCCCTCCGCTCTTGCTGAGCTGCTCAACAAGGAGATTGGTGCTAAGAAGGGCTACAACGGCCAGTACTCTGTTGAGTGCTCCAAGCGTGACGAGCTCCCCGACATTACCTTCACCCTTGCCGGCTACAACTTCAGCATTTCCGCCTACGATTACATCCTGGAGGTCTCTGGCAGCTGCATCTCCACATTCCAGGGTATGGACTTCCCCGAGCCGGTCGGCCCTCTCGTTATTCTTGGAGATGCCTTCCTCCGCCGCTGGTACTCTGTGTACGACCTCGGCAAGAACGCTGTTGGCCTGGCCAAGGCTAAAAAATAA